Proteins encoded in a region of the Methanobrevibacter millerae genome:
- the pyrH gene encoding UMP kinase codes for MKIVVAIGGSILLKDYDSTRFKQYSEILKELTEEHELFIVVGGGKPAREYISVVRDFGAGEAQCDDIGIEVTRINAKLLLSALGDVAYQRVPHNFQEALEFASSGKIIVMGGTEPAHSTDAVSAILAEYVHADKLINLTSVDGMYTKDPNKYDDAELVSEITATDLLDFLNGKDMKAGTYEFFDTTAVQMIKRSNLETVIANGNEPENLIKAINGEDIGTKVINE; via the coding sequence ATGAAAATAGTTGTTGCAATTGGCGGATCAATTCTATTAAAAGATTACGACAGTACAAGATTCAAACAATACAGTGAAATTTTAAAAGAATTAACAGAAGAACATGAATTATTCATTGTTGTTGGGGGAGGAAAACCTGCAAGAGAATATATCAGTGTTGTTCGTGATTTTGGAGCTGGTGAAGCTCAATGTGATGATATTGGAATTGAAGTTACTAGAATTAATGCTAAATTATTATTGTCTGCACTTGGAGATGTAGCGTATCAAAGAGTACCTCATAATTTCCAAGAAGCATTGGAATTTGCATCCAGTGGCAAAATCATTGTCATGGGTGGAACTGAACCTGCACACAGTACTGATGCAGTATCTGCTATTCTAGCGGAATATGTACATGCAGACAAATTGATTAATTTAACTTCAGTAGATGGAATGTATACAAAAGATCCCAACAAGTATGACGATGCTGAACTTGTAAGTGAAATTACAGCTACAGACTTGCTTGATTTCCTTAATGGAAAAGACATGAAGGCAGGAACCTACGAATTCTTTGACACGACAGCAGTTCAAATGATTAAAAGATCCAATTTGGAAACCGTTATTGCAAATGGTAATGAACCAGAAAATCTTATTAAAGCAATTAATGGTGAAGACATAGGTACTAAAGTCATAAACGAATAA
- a CDS encoding MJ1255/VC2487 family glycosyltransferase, protein MIFSIIIPTYNEEEYLPTLLDSIKKQNFDDYEIIIADANSTDRTREIAEEYGCIIVDGGMPAVGRNNGAKVAKGDYLLFLDSDLKLTDDYLRDVLYEFQMERLGIAITQMKPLSKKSEDKIWHDLANLFMVSVEKIKPHGAGCYGIIVKKELHEKCGGFNEELNFGEDSDYINRLGHVEQFKVLRKAKIGVSTRRLEEEGIQTLIQQYGKSTLNDFVGKKTDADDLNYNFGHDKEQLDKNKLDNFATESERISKMFENYDKSAEKINNAKTYFKKTQMKKNRSKKIVFYCVCGEGMGHAIRSGVIIDKIKENYDIYIFSHDRAYEYLNEKFDHVYKIGGFNTVYINNKVNNLKTLISAIKRNPTNIKVGYHELYKKARALSPDIIVTDFEPYATIVSKLLQIPLISLDNIHMITQTKIDYPKHHQAEMLKAKGVIKGYVVNPKFHIMTSFFYPKVKSRKKAVIYPPVVRDDILKLKPTTGDHIIVYQTSKESVNLVERLKKIDEKFIVYGFNQDKVDENLTYKPFNEDEFYDDLASSKAVICNGGFTFITEAITLKKPIFSVPAIGNFEQTLNGFYVQKLGYGEYHEEMSVKKIKRFLKRLDKYQNKLNNVKIYSNDLIIRELKYRIEKYSK, encoded by the coding sequence ATGATTTTTAGTATTATTATTCCAACATATAATGAAGAAGAATATTTGCCGACACTGTTGGACAGTATAAAAAAGCAAAACTTCGATGATTATGAAATAATTATTGCTGATGCCAACTCAACAGACAGAACCAGAGAAATAGCTGAAGAATACGGATGCATTATCGTTGATGGCGGTATGCCTGCGGTCGGTAGGAATAATGGTGCTAAAGTTGCGAAAGGAGACTATTTACTTTTTTTAGATTCTGATTTGAAACTTACTGATGATTATCTAAGAGACGTCCTTTATGAATTCCAAATGGAAAGACTTGGAATTGCTATTACACAGATGAAACCATTGTCAAAAAAATCAGAGGATAAGATATGGCATGATTTAGCAAATTTATTTATGGTAAGTGTTGAAAAAATCAAACCTCACGGAGCAGGATGTTATGGAATAATCGTAAAAAAAGAACTCCATGAAAAATGTGGAGGATTCAATGAAGAATTAAATTTTGGAGAAGACAGCGATTATATAAATCGTCTGGGACATGTTGAACAATTCAAGGTTTTAAGAAAGGCGAAAATAGGTGTGTCAACAAGAAGACTTGAAGAAGAGGGCATTCAAACACTGATACAGCAGTATGGAAAAAGTACTCTAAATGATTTTGTCGGTAAAAAAACTGATGCAGATGATTTAAATTATAATTTTGGACATGATAAAGAACAATTAGATAAAAATAAATTAGATAATTTTGCTACTGAATCTGAAAGAATAAGTAAAATGTTTGAAAATTATGATAAGTCTGCAGAAAAAATAAACAATGCAAAAACTTATTTCAAAAAGACACAAATGAAAAAAAATAGGTCCAAAAAAATAGTCTTTTATTGTGTCTGTGGTGAAGGAATGGGTCATGCAATAAGATCAGGAGTAATAATAGACAAAATCAAAGAAAATTATGATATTTACATATTCTCACATGACCGTGCATATGAATACCTGAATGAGAAATTTGATCATGTTTATAAAATCGGCGGATTCAACACTGTTTATATTAACAACAAAGTGAATAATTTAAAAACACTAATTTCAGCCATTAAAAGAAATCCAACCAATATCAAGGTAGGATATCATGAATTATATAAAAAGGCAAGAGCATTATCACCTGATATAATCGTTACTGATTTTGAGCCATATGCGACAATTGTATCTAAACTTCTGCAAATTCCATTAATAAGTTTAGATAATATCCATATGATTACTCAAACAAAAATTGACTATCCCAAACATCATCAGGCCGAAATGCTTAAGGCAAAAGGAGTGATAAAAGGTTATGTTGTAAATCCAAAGTTCCACATCATGACCAGCTTTTTCTACCCAAAAGTCAAGTCCAGAAAAAAGGCTGTGATTTATCCTCCCGTAGTCCGTGATGACATATTGAAATTAAAGCCAACGACAGGAGATCATATAATAGTCTATCAAACCAGTAAGGAAAGTGTTAATCTGGTTGAAAGATTAAAAAAGATTGATGAAAAATTTATCGTTTATGGATTTAATCAGGATAAAGTTGATGAAAATCTTACATACAAACCATTCAATGAAGATGAATTCTATGATGATTTGGCCAGTTCAAAAGCAGTAATATGTAATGGTGGATTTACATTTATAACCGAAGCCATAACACTTAAAAAACCAATTTTCAGTGTTCCGGCTATTGGAAACTTTGAGCAAACATTAAACGGATTTTATGTTCAAAAATTAGGATACGGTGAATACCACGAAGAAATGAGTGTTAAAAAGATAAAACGATTCCTAAAAAGACTTGACAAATACCAAAACAAATTAAATAATGTTAAAATATACAGCAATGATTTAATCATACGAGAATTAAAATACCGTATCGAAAAATATTCTAAATAA
- a CDS encoding Gar1/Naf1 family protein, producing the protein MKFLGNSLHIANSGKLIARSSQTPTSGGIVFDSNKNKIGKVGYVFGPTKQPYISIRLFKSADYDRIKRNYGEKLFVSKPKSKKRKKRRMKTFQKK; encoded by the coding sequence ATGAAATTCTTAGGAAATAGTTTGCATATTGCAAACTCTGGTAAATTGATAGCAAGGTCTTCCCAAACACCAACTAGTGGTGGTATAGTTTTTGACAGTAATAAAAATAAAATTGGGAAGGTGGGCTATGTATTTGGACCTACTAAACAACCATACATTTCAATTCGTTTATTTAAGTCAGCAGATTATGACAGAATAAAAAGAAATTATGGTGAGAAACTGTTTGTATCAAAACCAAAATCTAAAAAACGTAAAAAACGGAGGATGAAAACATTTCAGAAGAAGTAA
- a CDS encoding sulfite exporter TauE/SafE family protein, producing MFAIEYYIGLILIGIVAGFASGLLGVGGGFLIVPFQYFLLKYIGLSSDLAMLISLGTSLAIIIPTASSGAYKHAQKLDNIIEPGIKLGIFGIIGSFCGGFVASMLPSNILEIIFGVLLLFIAIRNIISKDKKENKAKFDFNFITIMLTGLFVGFFSGLLGIGGGIFLIVILTMLLGFPMIRAIGTSSVFISLTAIGGTISYIISGWGVNTFPFSLGYVSIINFILIACFSVPLAQIGAKYAHKLPEKRLKQVFGFVVLYIALKMLGILP from the coding sequence ATGTTTGCAATAGAATATTATATTGGCTTGATTTTGATAGGTATTGTTGCCGGCTTTGCATCAGGTCTTTTGGGTGTTGGCGGTGGTTTTTTAATCGTTCCATTCCAATATTTTCTTTTAAAATATATTGGTTTATCTTCTGACCTTGCAATGTTGATTTCATTGGGTACTAGTTTGGCAATCATTATTCCAACTGCATCAAGCGGTGCATATAAGCATGCTCAAAAATTGGACAATATCATTGAGCCGGGGATAAAACTTGGAATCTTTGGTATTATTGGAAGCTTTTGCGGAGGTTTTGTCGCTTCCATGTTGCCATCTAATATATTGGAAATAATTTTTGGCGTTTTATTGTTATTCATAGCTATTAGAAACATTATTTCAAAAGATAAAAAGGAAAACAAAGCCAAATTCGATTTTAATTTCATAACTATAATGTTAACAGGTTTATTTGTCGGATTTTTCTCAGGATTATTGGGTATCGGTGGTGGAATCTTTTTGATTGTCATTCTAACGATGCTTTTAGGATTCCCTATGATTAGGGCAATAGGTACTTCATCAGTATTTATTTCTCTAACTGCAATCGGAGGAACAATATCATATATTATTTCGGGTTGGGGAGTTAACACATTCCCATTTTCCTTAGGTTATGTCAGCATTATCAATTTTATTTTAATTGCATGCTTTTCAGTTCCGTTAGCACAAATCGGTGCGAAATATGCACACAAATTACCTGAAAAACGTTTAAAACAAGTATTTGGATTTGTTGTATTATATATTGCTCTTAAGATGTTGGGTATTCTTCCTTAA
- a CDS encoding heavy metal-binding domain-containing protein, translating into MILTSANTLENKKIIEYKGLVTGESLIGANIYKDLFSGVRDVVGGRTSRYEDEIKKARDIALKSMTEKAEQLNANAVIGLKISYDNLGGTMGNTILITAYGTAIFCEENENR; encoded by the coding sequence GTGATATTAACATCCGCAAATACACTGGAAAATAAAAAAATAATAGAATATAAAGGCCTTGTTACTGGAGAATCATTAATAGGGGCTAATATCTATAAAGATTTATTTTCTGGTGTTCGTGATGTTGTAGGTGGTAGAACCTCCAGATATGAAGATGAGATAAAGAAAGCTCGGGACATTGCACTTAAGAGTATGACCGAAAAAGCAGAGCAATTAAATGCAAATGCAGTTATCGGGCTAAAAATTTCATATGACAATCTTGGCGGTACCATGGGAAATACAATTTTAATTACTGCATATGGTACTGCAATATTCTGTGAAGAAAATGAAAATCGATAA
- a CDS encoding DUF2116 family Zn-ribbon domain-containing protein encodes MAVDPHKHCPICGTPIPLDELVCSPDCQKVWDARLSQTKRSRLILYVVIAIFLIIWAVMTFMK; translated from the coding sequence ATGGCAGTAGACCCACACAAACATTGTCCAATTTGCGGAACTCCGATTCCTTTAGACGAACTTGTATGCTCCCCAGACTGTCAGAAAGTATGGGATGCAAGATTAAGTCAAACAAAAAGAAGTAGACTCATATTATATGTAGTGATAGCTATATTCTTAATAATTTGGGCGGTAATGACATTCATGAAATAG
- a CDS encoding TatD family hydrolase — protein sequence MDNLIDIGLNLMHSSFKKDRVEIIEEAKKVGVKQFIITGTNIHSSHMAQDYASKYLDTLFSTSGVHPHDAKTCNGHTINELEKIADADCVVAIGECGLDYNRNFSPQDLQRKWFEAQVELAETLDMPLFLHEREAHEDLYKILKKHDEIASKSVVHCFTGTKHEAQNYIDLGCYIGVTGWICDMKRGRDLQEAVCVIPPEKLMIETDAPFLIPKNFDKKPKKNRNEPKYLPHILETIALCMGMDVEELALQVTSNTKEFFKI from the coding sequence GTGGATAATTTAATCGATATTGGTTTGAATTTGATGCATTCTTCATTTAAAAAAGATAGAGTCGAAATTATTGAAGAGGCAAAAAAGGTTGGTGTAAAGCAATTCATCATTACAGGAACCAATATACATTCAAGCCATATGGCTCAAGATTATGCATCCAAATATCTGGATACATTGTTTTCAACATCAGGAGTTCATCCCCATGACGCTAAAACATGCAATGGACACACAATAAATGAACTGGAAAAAATAGCTGATGCTGATTGTGTAGTGGCTATTGGAGAGTGTGGTCTTGACTACAATAGAAATTTTTCTCCACAGGATTTGCAAAGAAAATGGTTTGAAGCTCAAGTGGAACTTGCAGAGACTTTAGATATGCCTTTATTTTTACATGAAAGAGAAGCTCATGAAGACTTATATAAAATATTAAAAAAGCATGATGAAATTGCTTCAAAAAGTGTTGTTCACTGTTTTACTGGAACAAAACATGAAGCACAGAATTATATTGATTTAGGTTGTTATATAGGTGTTACCGGATGGATTTGTGATATGAAAAGAGGAAGGGATTTACAGGAGGCTGTTTGTGTAATTCCTCCAGAAAAGTTAATGATTGAAACAGATGCACCGTTTTTAATTCCTAAAAATTTTGATAAAAAACCTAAGAAAAATAGAAATGAACCAAAATATTTACCCCACATACTCGAAACAATAGCTCTTTGTATGGGTATGGATGTAGAAGAACTTGCATTGCAAGTAACTTCAAATACAAAAGAATTTTTTAAAATATAA